The genomic interval GGTGATGAATACAGTTTCAGATTCAATTCTCAACTTGGAGAGCAATATCATTTATGGTGTTCTTTGCTGTCTGCCAAGTTAGCCATAACAAAGTCAAACCTTAATGTAGCCTTTACtagtttcttatttttaaatggcAAAAGGAATGTTGAAATTCAATCTTAGGACTGTAATTGTGTCATATGTTGACATTAGAGAGGGCATGGTATCCAGAAACACAACATCATTGGTCCACACACTGCTAGAATTATTCACTTCTCGGGCCAGCAGAGGTGTGTTCCTTTACATAATACAGTGACTTATAGAACACATCAATTTATTCTATCCATTTGATAATTTCTCCTTAAAGATCCCATTAAGGATTCAAGAGGTTCTTTTTCTGTTCTTTTAAGGTCTGTTATAAatacttgttttaattttgtcCTGTTTTGTACTATTTAGTAGTTACACTTGATGAATCAGTGCATCAATGTTAGAATTGACTGGCCATATCTATTTGTCATTACAGTTTGGTTTCTTCAGAAGAGCTgatctttttgttttgttacctTTATGCATGTTGTTTCAGAGGGTGGTTTTCGACACGCCAGTTTTCCACCCATTAGTTGACCCGGTCTCTGGTGAGCTTGACGTGAGGAGAGCTTTCACCAAATGgaggtttctttaaaaaaataacctaATATCTTATGTGCTGCCATGAGCTTTCTTGGAGATTTAGGATGCATAAAGAATGTGCTTATGATGAGCTTTGATTTGAGCTGTTGTTGCATATTTGAACTCTAGATTGTGTTGGAAGATTTTATGATGATGCAACTATAAGGGACTGTTTTTTTTCGCCCACAAATACACCAGTTGTTTCCTTTTCACACAAAATCTGACTGACACGAATGTTATTTTAATGGGAAATTGCACATTTCTCTTCCTTGCACTACAGACGAAACCACAACCATATCTGGCAGGTTCTTATGTATGCACGCACAATCTTCTACAAGATCAACACCATGGATCCACTCAACCCTGAAGCCGCTGTGCTGTGAGTAAAGGATTCTATATCACTGATTACAGTTATCACAGTTCTAAATCTAAACGTATGAGTCACTAACTGATGAAAAGTGTATGCCACTGAAGTTGCCACTCCACTTTATTTCACTGCTACATGGATAAAGTTATCAGTGTCTCTCATCTGTATACTCGGACAATGTTTTttataagcttattttaacttccctgtgttttgactgaaGTCATATGGCATTGGTGTTTACAAGCTATGTCCAACCTCAGACTTTGCCTCACACATCAAGAAGAAAGctttagctttttttttgttttcaacaTTTTCTCTAAGCTGTGCCTCCCAGTAGTTAAGAGCTTGTTTGTTTTAAAGTCCTTTTACACTTGACTAATTTTGATTACTAATGTCCATGCTTTCTGTGCAGGTATGACAAAGACATCCAGCTTTTCAAAAGCAAGGTTGTAGACAATGTTAAGTTATGCAATAGCCACTTGTTTGACCAGCCAAGGATAGATGATCCTTATGCAATAAGGCAGGTGCAACATATGTAATATACCATGTTTTTCTCCACAACAAGACAATGTTAATGTCCTCCTTTTATATACAATATACGCCGTTTTAAACTTTGTTATTTGTAAGAATGAAACCTGGAGCTTGTGTTGTTCAGTGGGGTTAAAAGTTCAGTGTTGAGTCACTAGACTGGACTTTGGCTCATTTTTCCACATCTAATGTTAGTTGTCTTTCTCTAGCTTCTCCCCATGGAATCCAGCAGTGCATGAAGAGGCAAAAGAGAAGATGTTTGCACATAAAGTGAGTGTGTGATGCTCCCCTGACTGCTCCCGAAAACCAAGTCTTCTTCCTGCTATCTGATGCATGCCTCATTGTAAAGCATGAGCTTATTTTCTATGGGTTTGTGTGTTTGCGCATGTGGAGAATGTGGCTGTGCAGCCCATTTCCTTTCCCATTTCCTATCGTCTTTATGTTCTCAGTGTATTAGTTAGAATGTGAACTATACCCTTGGTGCTTGGGTCCAATGGCCTTTTCTTGTTGTTGTAGAGACGACCTGAGGATTACAAAGGATTGCCGGTGTCTGGGCTGTCTTGGGTGAAGACTGGTTCTACTCAGCCTTTCAGCAAAGAGGACAACCCCCTTCAGACATGAACCTTCAGTATCTCGGTCTGTCCACCAGGAGGGGTGCTACGCTATTGTTGCTGTGCTGAACCATATAAATTGAATTCTGAGGCAGTTCTATGAACTTCATTAGCAACATTCTCAGCTTTAAAAGAACTGTATTTTAAACCACTAAAATGGCTTGAACTATAACATTTTTCCAGTATAGATCTAATGACTCCACTCATTTCGATGCCGAGGCTTGAACGAAGTCAGAGGGCACAGAGCTTGTTCTAGTCAATACTGTAACTTGCACGTTAATGTTTTCAGGCACAACAAACCACCTCACTTGTTTGTGTACACtcaaatatatatgtgtatatatatgtgtgatttacgcatttcaatttaacAAGAATTCCACCAAATTgaatctttaattaaaataaactaaattatttaaagttttattagttttgttaaacactacacaattcagtttgatggaattttatgaaatgcgtaaatcttaaaaataggctaaaatatatatatatatatatatatatatataattttttttttttttttttttttttggctaatgATTTAAGATTTATTTCCTTTTACATTGGTTTTCCTTTCCCTACAATCTTTGTTAATGATTTTAGATTGGGACAGAACACTCTGTGTATgtattttggttgtttttttgttgttgtttttttttaaatattgtgtaaTAAAAGTCCTGTGTATGTAATGGTTGTAATGTAAAGTGCTGCACAAGACAAATACCATTCATTAAGACCAAGTTCATCCTTAATGTTCAGTAATGTAATTCACTTTGTGTCCTAATGGCTCAATCTTAAAGGGTTTGATGTGTAAATAGTGGAGCAGTTCAATGAAATGAGTGGCCTCTTTAGCAGAGCCCACAACTCCCTCATTTATTTATCTAGGTATGTACATTTGGTATATAatcaattttagttttttttttttttttattattagtagtagtagtaggtattttatttttatttatttattttttttgtctattttggGTGATTTCAGTGAGCATGCTAATATGAGCTC from Myxocyprinus asiaticus isolate MX2 ecotype Aquarium Trade chromosome 1, UBuf_Myxa_2, whole genome shotgun sequence carries:
- the aktip gene encoding AKT-interacting protein — translated: MNPFWSMSTNAGRKRSDSEEQSGQGEQRASPARPPFGKKQLPSIPKNAVPITKAASPASSTQSANGTHASYGPFYLEYSLLAEFTLVIKQKLPGIYVQPSYRSALMWFGVIFIRHGLYQDGVFKFTVYIPDNYPDGDCPRVVFDTPVFHPLVDPVSGELDVRRAFTKWRRNHNHIWQVLMYARTIFYKINTMDPLNPEAAVLYDKDIQLFKSKVVDNVKLCNSHLFDQPRIDDPYAISFSPWNPAVHEEAKEKMFAHKRRPEDYKGLPVSGLSWVKTGSTQPFSKEDNPLQT